The Agromyces marinus genome window below encodes:
- a CDS encoding N-acetylneuraminate synthase family protein, producing MSVRIGHAAIGDYEPVYVIAEIGLNHNGDVEIAKRLIEVAARAGVQAVKFQKRTPDISTPEHMKLTPRETPWGTMTYLEYRHRVEFGRDEYAEVARHAALHGLDWFASPWDAPAVADLESYGAVAHKIASASVTDLELLEAVRETGKPVILSTGMSTMDEIDRAVTVLGTERLVILHATSSYPMPPDEANLLMVPALKRRFPGVPVGYSGHERGLQISLAAVALGAVAVERHITLDRTMWGSDHSASLEPQGLDHLVRDIRIITDALGDGVKRVYPGEEAPRAKLRRVLA from the coding sequence ATGTCCGTGCGCATCGGCCACGCCGCCATCGGCGACTACGAGCCCGTCTACGTCATCGCCGAGATCGGCCTGAACCACAACGGCGACGTCGAGATCGCCAAGCGCCTCATCGAGGTCGCGGCGCGCGCCGGCGTGCAGGCCGTGAAGTTCCAGAAGCGCACGCCCGACATCTCGACGCCCGAGCACATGAAGCTCACCCCGCGCGAGACGCCGTGGGGCACGATGACCTACCTCGAGTACCGTCACCGCGTCGAGTTCGGCCGCGACGAGTACGCCGAGGTCGCCCGGCACGCGGCGCTGCACGGGCTCGACTGGTTCGCGTCGCCGTGGGACGCGCCGGCCGTCGCCGACCTCGAGTCGTACGGCGCCGTCGCCCACAAGATCGCCTCGGCGTCGGTCACCGACCTGGAACTCCTCGAGGCGGTCCGCGAGACCGGCAAGCCCGTCATCCTCTCGACCGGCATGTCGACCATGGACGAGATCGACCGCGCCGTGACCGTGCTCGGCACCGAGCGGCTCGTGATCCTGCACGCCACGTCGAGCTACCCGATGCCGCCCGACGAGGCGAACCTGCTCATGGTCCCCGCGCTCAAGCGGCGCTTCCCGGGCGTACCGGTCGGCTACTCCGGCCACGAGCGCGGCCTGCAGATCTCGCTCGCCGCCGTCGCGCTCGGCGCGGTCGCCGTCGAACGGCACATCACGCTCGACCGCACCATGTGGGGCTCCGACCACTCGGCCTCGCTCGAGCCGCAGGGGCTCGACCACCTCGTGCGCGACATCCGGATCATCACCGATGCGCTCGGCGACGGCGTCAAGCGCGTCTACCCCGGCGAGGAGGCGCCGAGGGCCAAGCTCCGGCGGGTGCTCGCGTGA
- a CDS encoding acylneuraminate cytidylyltransferase — MSSSELTEATAADATTRPAQDGAGAHGERAARAPGEGVALGGGRVARAAVAIAIIPARGGSQGLPGKNLARVGGAPLVARAVHAARAAERIGRVVVTTDDAEIAEVARRAGAEIVDRPAELSGATASSESAVLHALGESGFDAASGPAVTVFIQATSPFIDPADLDAAVLRVEQGERDVVFAATPTHGFLWRERADDADGASATGVNHDPTDRPRRQDREPEYLETGAFYALRTDGFLLARHRFFGRIGIQRVHPDTAVEIDDAADLARARALAPRVDRRLAGTVAAMLARRSGAAWVADPRHPFIDVDAVATDFDGVHTDDTATVDELGRESVRVSRADGAGIARLRDAGVPVLILSAEANPVVSRRAEKLGVDCLQGVDDKGAALREWAAARGIRLDRVAYVGNDRGDIPALDLAGWPIAVPDAAPDALERARHVLERHGGHGAVRELADLVLAARAATNAAAGGAPREGESRELDPAHPTREQRGAIAAASVTT, encoded by the coding sequence ATGAGCAGCAGCGAGCTCACCGAGGCCACCGCCGCCGACGCGACGACGAGACCCGCCCAGGACGGCGCCGGCGCGCACGGGGAACGCGCCGCGCGCGCACCGGGCGAGGGCGTCGCGCTCGGCGGCGGTCGGGTCGCGCGTGCGGCCGTCGCGATCGCGATCATCCCGGCCAGGGGCGGGTCGCAGGGCCTGCCGGGCAAGAACCTGGCCCGGGTCGGCGGCGCACCGCTCGTCGCACGGGCGGTGCACGCCGCGCGTGCCGCCGAGCGGATCGGCCGCGTCGTCGTCACGACCGACGATGCCGAGATCGCCGAGGTCGCGCGCAGGGCCGGCGCGGAGATCGTCGATCGTCCGGCGGAACTGTCCGGGGCGACGGCCTCGAGCGAATCCGCGGTCCTGCACGCGCTGGGGGAGTCGGGGTTCGATGCCGCCAGCGGGCCGGCCGTTACCGTCTTCATCCAGGCGACGTCGCCGTTCATCGACCCCGCGGACCTCGACGCCGCGGTCCTGCGCGTCGAGCAGGGAGAGCGCGACGTCGTGTTCGCCGCGACGCCGACGCACGGCTTCCTCTGGCGTGAGCGAGCGGATGACGCGGACGGGGCGAGCGCGACCGGGGTCAACCACGACCCGACCGACCGTCCGCGCAGGCAGGACCGCGAGCCCGAGTACCTCGAGACGGGCGCCTTCTACGCCCTGCGCACCGACGGGTTCCTGCTCGCGAGGCACCGCTTCTTCGGGCGCATCGGCATCCAGCGCGTGCACCCCGACACGGCCGTCGAGATCGACGACGCGGCCGACCTCGCGCGCGCCCGCGCGCTCGCCCCGCGCGTCGACCGACGCCTGGCGGGAACGGTCGCCGCCATGCTCGCCCGACGCTCCGGCGCGGCCTGGGTCGCCGACCCGCGGCATCCATTCATCGACGTCGACGCGGTCGCGACCGACTTCGACGGCGTGCACACCGACGACACGGCCACGGTCGACGAGCTCGGCCGGGAGTCGGTGCGCGTCAGTCGCGCCGACGGTGCCGGGATCGCGCGGCTGCGCGACGCCGGCGTGCCCGTGCTCATCCTCAGCGCGGAGGCGAACCCGGTCGTGTCGCGTCGCGCGGAGAAGCTCGGGGTGGACTGCCTGCAGGGCGTCGACGACAAGGGTGCGGCGCTGCGCGAGTGGGCGGCGGCGCGCGGCATCCGTCTCGATCGCGTCGCGTACGTCGGCAACGACCGGGGCGACATCCCCGCCCTCGACCTCGCGGGCTGGCCGATCGCGGTGCCCGATGCGGCGCCCGACGCGCTCGAGCGGGCGCGACACGTGCTCGAACGGCACGGCGGGCACGGTGCCGTGCGCGAACTGGCCGACCTCGTGCTCGCCGCGCGAGCGGCGACGAACGCCGCAGCGGGCGGGGCGCCGCGCGAGGGCGAATCGCGCGAACTCGACCCCGCCCACCCCACGCGCGAGCAGCGCGGGGCGATCGCCGCGGCATCCGTCACGACCTGA